In Rhodothermus profundi, the genomic stretch ATCTCTCCGGTGCCAATCGGGATCTGTACGGGGACCGGATGAGCCTTCAGACGCTGCTTCATTTGTTCAATGGTCCCCTCAAAATTGGCCCCGGTGCGGTCCATTTTATTAATAAAGGCAATGCGGGGCACCCGGTATTTGTTGGCCTGACGCCACACCGTTTCGGACTGTGGCTCTACGCCCCCCACTGCGCAGAAAAGAGCCACCGCCCCGTCAAGCACGCGCAGCGAACGCTCTACCTCTACGGTGAAGTCTACGTGACCCGGCGTGTCAATAATGTTGATCCGATGCACCGGACGGTCTTTCTTAGAACCGGACCAGAAGCAGGTGGTCGCTGCTGCGGTAATCGTAATCCCCCGCTCCTTTTCCTGCTCCATCCAGTCCATCGTGGCCGCTCCTTCGTGCACCTCGCCCATCCGGTGCACCCGGCCTGTGTAAAACAGGATCCGCTCCGTGGTCGTCGTCTTACCGGCATCAATGTGGGCCATGATGCCGATGTTGCGGATCCGCTCTAGCGGTATGTCGTGATACTTGACTTCCATTGTACGCCTATTCGTTTAGCTCAACCCCACACCACATCTCCATTAGAAGCGGAAGTGGGCAAATGCCCGGTTCGCCTCCGCCATGCGATGCATGTCATCTTTCTTTTTGATGGCACCCCCTTCACCCTGCGCGGCCGCCATTAGCTCGTTGGCCAGCCGGATGGCCATGCTTTTGTCCTTCCGCGCACGGGCACTCTGGATAATCCAGCGAAAGGCAAGCGACATGCGGCGCTCCGGCCGCACTTCCATAGGAACCTGGTAGGTAGCACCGCCCACGCGGCGGCTACGCACCTCCAACAGCGGCGCGGCATTGTTTACCGCCCGCTTGAACACATCAATCCCTGGCTCGCCCGTGCGCTCCTCAATAATCCGGAAGGCCTCGTACACAATTTTTTGCGCGATGCTCTTCTTCCCATCGCGCATCACGTAGTTGATAAAGCGCGCCACCAGTTCGTCGTTGTAAACCGGATCAGGCGCTACGGGTCGTCTTTCTGCTCGTTTTCTACGCATGGTTGTCAGCCAACAGCTTCACACTGCGGTGCCCCGTGGCAACGCTTCCGTTACTGTTTCGGTCGCTTGGTACCGTACTTGGAGCGCGACTTGCGCCGGTCCGCCACACCCGCTGCGTCCAACGCCCCGCGCACAATATGATACTTCACTCCGGGCAGGTCCTTCACGCGGCCACCACGCACCAGCACAATGGAGTGCTCCTGCAGGTTATGTCCCTCGCCCGGAATGTATGCAATCACCTCCTCTCCATTTGTCAGACGCACCTTGGCCACCTTACGCAACGCCGAATTTGGCTTCTTCGGCGTCGTGGTATACACGCGCGTGCACACCCCACGGCGCTGCGGACAACCATGCAGCGCCACCGACTTGCTCTTTTTCACTTTGGGCTTCCGCCCAAACCGAATCAACTGCTGAATCGTAGGCACGGCTTCTCTATCTCGTCTGGTTGGGCACTTTCACAATCATTTACAACAATCACAGTCTTTTAATTTAAAACACTACAATCCCTACTCCCAAACTATTCCCCTCATTCCCTCGATTCTTTGCTGTTTTTACACCGATGTTCCCCCTTTGAAGAGGTCTACACTGGTATAGTGATCTATATCAGATGATCGATTATACAATTACCCTCCTATTCCCTCTCCGAACATCTCCCCGCCCTTTATGTCGCAGAGGGGTGTTCTGGCCGCTCTGCCGGCGGAGCGGACCCTTCAACGGCAGATGGCAAGGTGGGGTCGCCTTTTTGCAAATCTTTCAACTCCGCCGACTCTTTACCATTGGGCGAGGGATAATCTCCATAAGGACGAGGTCCTAAAATTTCTACTAAATCACGGGGCCCCAGCACTTCTTTCTCAAGCAGCCGGCGAGCCAGCGCCTCCAGTTTATCTCGCTTCTCCTCCAGGATCTGCCGGGCTCGCTTTCGCACGTCGTTAATGATCCGACGCACCTCTTCATCAATCAGCCGCGCCGTCTCTTCCGAATACGGCTTGTCAAAGAAGGCCTGCTGCTCGCCGTACTGCCCAGATAGGTTGAAGCTGACGTACCCCACGCGCTCGCTCATGCCATAATCCACCACCATGGCATAGGCCATGCGGGTGATGCGCTCCAGATCGTTCTGCGCGCCCGTTGAGATGCGCCCAAAAACCAGCTCTTCGGCCACCCGCCCGCCAATCGCCATGGTCATCTGATCAAGCAACGCTTCCTTGGTATAGAGATAGCGCTCTTCGGGCAGGTACTGCGCATACCCCAGCGCAGCCAGTCCACGCGGCACAATGGAGACCTTAACCACTGGATCCGTATAGCGCAGGAACCATCCCACAATCGCGTGGCCAGCCTCATGATAGGCAACAATCTCCCGCTCTTCCGGCGAAATGATTTTGTTTTTCTTTTCCAGACCGGCAATTACGCGATCAATCGCCTGCTCGAAATCTTCCATCTCAACGGCTTCCTTGCCCTTTCGGGCCGCCAGCAAAGCAGCCTCATTGCAGACGTTGGCAATTTCGGCGCCGGCAAAGCCAGGCGTCTGCCCTGCCAGCACCTCCAGATCCACATCGTCAGCCAGAATCAGGTCGCGTGTATGCACCTTGAAGATTTCTAACCGCTCACGGCGATCCGGCTTGTCAATGAGAATCTGCCGGTCAAAACGGCCAGGCCGTAGCAACGCTGGATCCAGCACGTCCGGACGGTTCGTGGCCGCCATGATGATGACGCCCTTATCGGTGTTAAAGCCGTCCATCTCGACGAGCAACTGGTTCAATGTGTTTTCCCGCTCGTCGTTGGCGCCCATCATAATGCCGCGGCCCCGCGAGCGTCCAATGGCGTCAATCTCATCAATAAAAATGATACAGGGTGCTTTCTCTTTGGCCTGCCGGAACAGGTCACGCACGCGCGCAGCGCCTACTCCCACAAACATCTCGACAAAGTCACTACCTGAAATCGAGAAGAACGGAACGCCCGCCTCGCCAGCTACCGCTTTTGCCAGCAAGGTCTTTCCTGTCCCCGGCGGGCCTACCAGCAAAACGCCCTTCGGCAGCTTGCCACCCAGCCGCGTGAATTTCTTCGGGTTTTTCAGAAACTCTACAATTTCAGCCACCTCCTCCTTGGCCTCATCCAACCCGGCCACGTCCTTAAACGTGACCCGCTGATTCCCCATCGCATCGTACAGAATGGCGCGATTCTTCCCTATGTTGAGCACCTGAGAGCTGGGACTCATGCGACGCAGCAAAAACACCCAGAGCGCGATGATAAGAAGGAGCGGGAAAATCCAGGTGAGCAGCCCCCCAAACCAGTTTTCTTCAATGCGCGCTGTAAATTGTACCGTCGGCCGCCCTTCAGCCCGCGCTCGGTCGTTGTACGCCAGAAGAAAGCTCGTCAGGTCATGATCGGCCGGCTTGGTCGTGGTAAAACGACGCAATAGCTCAGGGGTCTGCGGCCCCCGCAGCAAATCGGTGCGGCGCATCGGCACTGGCACAACCCCTTCCCGCACCGCCGCCTCGGTAAAGCGCCCCTGCACCCGCGTGTCATTGACAATCTCAACCCGCTCTACGTAGCCCTTTTCTACATATTCCAGAAACTGGCTGTATTCAATCGTTCGCGTATCGGTGCTGCTCCAGAACAAGAAAAAGTGCACCAGCAAGGCCATAAAAATGGCCAGGTAAATCCAGACAGAGAAACGCGGCCGTCGTTCGGGCAAACGCGGGCCCCCTGACGGCATCTCTTTCCGCTCCAGCTCCAAGCTGTCGCGCTCGTTTTGCGACATAGTTTTCCGCTACACGATCGTCTACGGAATCATACCTTTCAGACGGGGAATCCCCCCGCTGGGTTCAAAGGCCAAACCGTCAAGAAATTGCTTTAGTTCCTGTTTTCCTGGCCTGTGGGCTCTAGCAGCAAAGGGCGCGCCCCGCCCTGCAACACGGGATGCAGTTGTTCAATGGCAGCCCGCGTTTCTTCCTCACTTCGGTAACGTCCCAGAATTAATCGGTAATGCAGCCGCTCTCCCACGCGAACAGGTCGCACATCAATCACGCGTCCCTGCGCAAGCGCGCGGTATTGCGGCAACACCTGTCCGATTTCCTCTTCCTTATCTGTCTCTAGCAGGAGAATGGTCCATACCGCGCGCATCGGCTCTGGCTCGCGCAACGGCCCCGGACCATCTGGCCGACGCTGGGGCAAGGCGCGTGCCGCACCTCTCGTTGCTTCCTTATCTCCCGTGTCGCTGACAGCGGCTTGCAGCGCCGTCAGCAACTGCCGAGCGCGCCGGGCTTCAGGCGCCTGAGGATAACGATTGACCAGATAGGTATAAAGAACCTCCAGCGTTAGCAGCGTATCAAGCAAAGATTTTTCTGCACGCAACGTGTCAGGTCCCATTGCTTGCCCGGCGCGAGCCGCTACCGCGTTGGCCTCTCCGCTGGTATCGATCTCAGCGGACGTTTGTGAAAGCAGGGCCCGGCGTAGTGATTCTGGCATGATCACGGGAGGTAGGCGGGCACTGTCGGCCAGCAAACCGCGATCCAGCATATCACGCCACAGATAGCCAACGGCCAGCAACGCGCGCGGAGCTACGGGCGTTTCGGGATAACGGGCTGCGATCTCCAGCAGTTGCTGAAGTCCTTTCTGATAGGCTCCCTGTTGCCAGGCTTTAACGGCGGCGGCATAAGCGGCTTCCGCCCGGGCCAGGGTATCCGAAGCGGTTGGTTGCGGCTGCGATGGCATTCCCAGCAATCCCCGGATTCGACTGGCCAGGGGGGTATCGGGATAGCGCGACAGCAACGCTTCAAGCAGGGCCTGCGCGGCCAGCGTATCTCCCAGGGCACGCTGCACCTCAGCCAACGCATAGTAGGCCCTCGGCGCCACCGGCTGGTCGGCATCCTCCAGAATTACCAGGCGGTACCAATAGGCAGCCGAGTCGGGCTGCTGCATGGACAGAAACAGCACGTTGCCCAGCTCATAGCGCAGGCGTGCCCGTTCCGCCCGCATCTGGGCCTGCCGCAGGGAATCCCGCGGCACCTCCGAGACATCGACGGGTGGCAACGTTTCTTCGTCGTCTCTGTCCGGCAACCCTTCGAACGGGGCTCCGGTTTGCGTGCGGGCGGTTACGGCAGTCCCCTGAATGGCTGCCCGTCGGCGCCAGTTCGGAACCAGAGGCCGCCGTCCCCAGCGTTCAAAGAAGCGCGCCCGGTTTTCCTGAACGCGGACTGGATCGCGGTGAAACAGAAATCCGGCCTCGCCTCCTTCAAAGGCCGCTTCGGCTGCACCCGCACGCGCAGACTGGCTCAAACGATTTTGCAGAAATTGTCGCTCTGCTGCTCGCTGCCCGGCGCGTCGGCGCTGCGCTTGCAGCTCGCGCGCCCGCTGACGCCGCAGCTCCAGGACAAAGGCAGCAAATGCCTTGTCGTCCAGCGATCCCAGGTAGAGCAATGAGTCCAGCCGCTGAATTTCCTGGCGAATTTGAGCAAATTGCTTGAACACACGGGCCTGCTCCTGCACATCGATCAGCGCCAGCGGGGTTGCCGGAGCTTCGGTGCCTGCGCGGGCCTGACGGCTCCGCAGCACAGCAGCGGCTGTATCGAAGTGGGCGGCCGCCGACAGGTAATCCTGAAAGGCATCGCGGTAAAGCTGTCCCAGCGCATAGTGGGCGCGCGCGCGGATCCGGCCCGGGTTGGCCTCGCTTTCGTAAAGCAGTTGGTAGTAGAGAGCGCGGGCTTCTCGGACCGCTCCCATCGCCTGATAAATGCGCGCGCGCAGATAGGCCAGCTCGGCGCGCCGAGCAAAGTGCTTGTCATCGCGCTCCATGCGGCGCAGTTGCACCAGCGCCGCCTCAGGATCAAGATAAAGTCCCTGAATCCGAATGGCCTGCCAGGCAGCAGCATACGCCAGCTCATAATCGGGCCGGTAACGTTGCACGCGCGCAAAGGCTGCATAGGCGCACGCGTAGTCTTGAAGCGTCTCGCACACCTGCCCAAGCAGAAAGTATCCCCGCGCCCCCAGGGAGCGGTCGGGCACGCGACGCAACCCGGCCTCCAACGCTTCACGCGCCAACTCCCAGCGCGCCTGTTGCACGTAGAGGTCCGCCTGCAAAAGCCAGAAACGCGACCGCCAATCATCAGGCACCTGGTCGCTGGCCAGCGTTTCCTGCAATACGCGGTGCGCTTCGTCATAGGAGCGGGCCGCTACCAGCGCGCGAGCCAGCCAGAAACGAGCTGCTAACGCCTGCGTCCCTCCCAGCGCGATTACTTCGCGAAATTTCTGGGCAGCTCCTGCATAATTGCCCAGATAATAATAGGACTTCCCAATCAACATCAGCGCGTCGTCGGCCCACTTCGACTGAGGATGCCGCCGCACAACTTCAGCGCTTTTTTCAATCGCCTTGTTAAAGGAGGCTGCGTTCGCCGTGCGCTGCGGAGGGCCAAACAGGGTCAAGTAGGTAGTCAAATCAACTGGTTGGGCCTGCTGAGCCTTCAGGCTGCGAACGCCTTCGTTAAATGCTTTTTGTGCATTGTAAAAGGTGTTATAGTAAGCCCGAAAGTTCTCGAATTGCCGTCCCAGAAATGAGCTGGAGCTGCAGCCAGCCAGAAGGCCTCCTCCCATCAGAAGGGCAAGCAAAAGGTGCGGGGCAGGTATGCCCGGGCTTTGCCCTGCGCGGTGCATGGCGGGTACAGGCTGGTCGCGCTCTTGAAATCTGGCCGGCAGCAGAAAGCGAACGCCTGCCTGCGGCAATGGTTCAGCTACGGAACGTGCGCAGCTCAGGAAACGTTCAGCGGCCCACCTACCCTGCAGGCACCAATGGCAACGCCGACTAAATTATCTGACCCGCTTTTTCGGGACCTCAGTGCGTTTGGGCTGGGCATAATGCATCGGGTGGCGCGTCGCCTGGCGCCCACCCGAATACGTCCGGTCCATATCACCTGGCTTTTTCTGCTGAACGGACTCCTGGCAGCCTGGCTGATTCGCCGCAAACGGCGCCGCACCGATTGCCTGGCCGCCGCGCTATTAGTGGGCAAGCATTTGCTCGACGGACTCGACGGCGCGCTGGCCCGCCTGCAGCGCCCCTCTCGACTGGGCCGGTATCTCGATTCTATTTCGGATTTTGCTGTGAATGCCGCGCTATTTGCGGCGGTAGCCTGCCGGCGAGGGGGACGCGTGCGCGACTGGGGCCTAGCAGCCGCCGGTCTTCTTGCGCAATTGCTTCAGGGATCGCTTTACAACTTCTACTACGTGCAGTATCGCCATCACCACGCCGGCGAGCGCACCAGTCTTCTGGACGAACGCCAGGCGCATCCGTATCCCTGGGATCCGCCCCGCTTAACGCGCGTGCTGCAACAGCTCTACCTGGGTCTGTACGGATGGCAAGATCGGCTCGTTGCCTGGCTGGACCGTTGGCTAACCGGCACCGCAACGCCCCCCTTACCTGCTCCGGCCTTTATGACGGCCCTGTCCACGCTGGGATTAGGCGTGCAACTGGCCGTTGCCGCTCTGTTCCTGCTGCTGGGTCAGGCTACTCGGCTCCCTCATGTATTTCTCGGTCCCTATCTGGTGTGGAGCAGCTTTTTACTCGGCTGGCGCGCTCGCCAGGCCCGACAGCTCACCCGATCCGGCTAACATGCACCATGTTCGTATGCCCTTTGGCGGGCAGAGGCATTCCGGCCGTTATAACTACCAGATCGCCGGGTTGGACCAGATGCTGCTCCTTGAGCACCTGGTGAACTAACTGGACGCCTCGGTCCGTATCTCGTTGAAAGGGAATGGCAAAGGCCCGCGTTCCCCAGAGCAAACTGAGCTGAGGGACAACCCGGGGATTGTCGGTAAAGGCGTACACCGGAACCGGTGGGCGATGCCGGGCAATCATACGGGCTGTACTGCCGGTGGCCGTCAGACAGGCAATGGCCACCGCGCCTACCTGCTCTGCAAGTTGGCAGGCGGTGTATCCAATTGCTTCTGTTACTGCCTCGGTTTCATCGCCCACGTGCGCCTGACGCAGCCAATGCCCTCCGCTTTCATGAATCTCTCGGCGAAAGCGCTCAGCCTCTCGGATAATTTCGTCCATGACCTGCACGACCCGTACGGGAT encodes the following:
- a CDS encoding type IX secretion system periplasmic lipoprotein PorW/SprE encodes the protein MHRAGQSPGIPAPHLLLALLMGGGLLAGCSSSSFLGRQFENFRAYYNTFYNAQKAFNEGVRSLKAQQAQPVDLTTYLTLFGPPQRTANAASFNKAIEKSAEVVRRHPQSKWADDALMLIGKSYYYLGNYAGAAQKFREVIALGGTQALAARFWLARALVAARSYDEAHRVLQETLASDQVPDDWRSRFWLLQADLYVQQARWELAREALEAGLRRVPDRSLGARGYFLLGQVCETLQDYACAYAAFARVQRYRPDYELAYAAAWQAIRIQGLYLDPEAALVQLRRMERDDKHFARRAELAYLRARIYQAMGAVREARALYYQLLYESEANPGRIRARAHYALGQLYRDAFQDYLSAAAHFDTAAAVLRSRQARAGTEAPATPLALIDVQEQARVFKQFAQIRQEIQRLDSLLYLGSLDDKAFAAFVLELRRQRARELQAQRRRAGQRAAERQFLQNRLSQSARAGAAEAAFEGGEAGFLFHRDPVRVQENRARFFERWGRRPLVPNWRRRAAIQGTAVTARTQTGAPFEGLPDRDDEETLPPVDVSEVPRDSLRQAQMRAERARLRYELGNVLFLSMQQPDSAAYWYRLVILEDADQPVAPRAYYALAEVQRALGDTLAAQALLEALLSRYPDTPLASRIRGLLGMPSQPQPTASDTLARAEAAYAAAVKAWQQGAYQKGLQQLLEIAARYPETPVAPRALLAVGYLWRDMLDRGLLADSARLPPVIMPESLRRALLSQTSAEIDTSGEANAVAARAGQAMGPDTLRAEKSLLDTLLTLEVLYTYLVNRYPQAPEARRARQLLTALQAAVSDTGDKEATRGAARALPQRRPDGPGPLREPEPMRAVWTILLLETDKEEEIGQVLPQYRALAQGRVIDVRPVRVGERLHYRLILGRYRSEEETRAAIEQLHPVLQGGARPLLLEPTGQENRN
- a CDS encoding CDP-alcohol phosphatidyltransferase family protein — its product is MATPTKLSDPLFRDLSAFGLGIMHRVARRLAPTRIRPVHITWLFLLNGLLAAWLIRRKRRRTDCLAAALLVGKHLLDGLDGALARLQRPSRLGRYLDSISDFAVNAALFAAVACRRGGRVRDWGLAAAGLLAQLLQGSLYNFYYVQYRHHHAGERTSLLDERQAHPYPWDPPRLTRVLQQLYLGLYGWQDRLVAWLDRWLTGTATPPLPAPAFMTALSTLGLGVQLAVAALFLLLGQATRLPHVFLGPYLVWSSFLLGWRARQARQLTRSG
- the ftsH gene encoding ATP-dependent zinc metalloprotease FtsH produces the protein MSQNERDSLELERKEMPSGGPRLPERRPRFSVWIYLAIFMALLVHFFLFWSSTDTRTIEYSQFLEYVEKGYVERVEIVNDTRVQGRFTEAAVREGVVPVPMRRTDLLRGPQTPELLRRFTTTKPADHDLTSFLLAYNDRARAEGRPTVQFTARIEENWFGGLLTWIFPLLLIIALWVFLLRRMSPSSQVLNIGKNRAILYDAMGNQRVTFKDVAGLDEAKEEVAEIVEFLKNPKKFTRLGGKLPKGVLLVGPPGTGKTLLAKAVAGEAGVPFFSISGSDFVEMFVGVGAARVRDLFRQAKEKAPCIIFIDEIDAIGRSRGRGIMMGANDERENTLNQLLVEMDGFNTDKGVIIMAATNRPDVLDPALLRPGRFDRQILIDKPDRRERLEIFKVHTRDLILADDVDLEVLAGQTPGFAGAEIANVCNEAALLAARKGKEAVEMEDFEQAIDRVIAGLEKKNKIISPEEREIVAYHEAGHAIVGWFLRYTDPVVKVSIVPRGLAALGYAQYLPEERYLYTKEALLDQMTMAIGGRVAEELVFGRISTGAQNDLERITRMAYAMVVDYGMSERVGYVSFNLSGQYGEQQAFFDKPYSEETARLIDEEVRRIINDVRKRARQILEEKRDKLEALARRLLEKEVLGPRDLVEILGPRPYGDYPSPNGKESAELKDLQKGDPTLPSAVEGSAPPAERPEHPSAT
- the rpsL gene encoding 30S ribosomal protein S12, whose protein sequence is MPTIQQLIRFGRKPKVKKSKSVALHGCPQRRGVCTRVYTTTPKKPNSALRKVAKVRLTNGEEVIAYIPGEGHNLQEHSIVLVRGGRVKDLPGVKYHIVRGALDAAGVADRRKSRSKYGTKRPKQ
- the rpsG gene encoding 30S ribosomal protein S7, which produces MRRKRAERRPVAPDPVYNDELVARFINYVMRDGKKSIAQKIVYEAFRIIEERTGEPGIDVFKRAVNNAAPLLEVRSRRVGGATYQVPMEVRPERRMSLAFRWIIQSARARKDKSMAIRLANELMAAAQGEGGAIKKKDDMHRMAEANRAFAHFRF